Proteins from one Gimesia maris genomic window:
- a CDS encoding BlaI/MecI/CopY family transcriptional regulator encodes MDQPNQNELEVLRLLWNKSPQKPAELQESFGWDIDNGTLRSVLVGMVERGLLTRKRNGRAYLYSPKVKRETQLRQTVRRLAEVFTGGSTGQLLMELAEKERLSPEELKQLKKIARGES; translated from the coding sequence ATGGATCAACCCAATCAGAATGAACTCGAAGTGTTGCGTCTGTTATGGAACAAGTCGCCTCAAAAGCCGGCTGAACTCCAGGAATCGTTTGGCTGGGACATCGATAACGGTACCCTGCGCAGCGTACTGGTCGGCATGGTCGAGCGTGGACTGCTGACGCGGAAACGTAATGGAAGGGCTTATCTCTATTCGCCAAAAGTCAAACGCGAAACACAACTGCGACAAACTGTCAGGAGGCTGGCAGAAGTCTTTACCGGGGGTTCCACGGGTCAACTGCTGATGGAGCTGGCAGAGAAGGAACGTTTGAGTCCTGAAGAACTCAAACAGCTCAAGAAGATTGCCCGCGGCGAATCGTGA
- a CDS encoding glycerophosphodiester phosphodiesterase encodes MTKLTFILFAFCSLLGPTARTTVADAGSETRFLQNGVTAHRGNSGAHPENTMPAFRSGVAVGADWIELDIFLTKDGQLVVTHDKTTQRVGDKNLDVANSTFEELKTVDVATDFRKRHQLSKEECPPQEMPLLEEVLKMIKQQHKTRVSIQPKADCVKESVALVKRLNMEPWVGFNDGNLNYMSQVKQLAPTIPVFWDRGADTDLDADIKIAKQRGFEALVLNYKGITPEKVQKIKAAGLEPGAWTVNDPALMQKLLQQGIERIYTDDPSLLLQLKPHHSD; translated from the coding sequence ATGACGAAACTTACTTTTATCCTGTTTGCATTCTGCAGTCTACTCGGTCCGACTGCACGGACTACTGTGGCCGATGCAGGGTCAGAAACCCGTTTCTTACAGAACGGCGTCACCGCACACCGGGGGAATTCGGGAGCGCATCCCGAGAACACAATGCCCGCCTTTCGCAGTGGAGTTGCCGTCGGTGCAGACTGGATCGAACTCGATATCTTCCTGACCAAGGATGGTCAACTGGTCGTCACACACGACAAAACCACACAGCGTGTCGGGGATAAAAATCTGGATGTCGCCAACTCGACTTTTGAGGAACTCAAAACAGTCGACGTCGCAACGGACTTTCGTAAACGGCATCAGCTGTCAAAAGAAGAATGCCCGCCTCAAGAGATGCCCTTGCTGGAAGAGGTGCTCAAAATGATAAAACAGCAGCACAAGACCCGCGTCTCGATTCAACCCAAGGCAGACTGTGTGAAAGAATCCGTTGCGCTGGTGAAACGACTCAATATGGAACCCTGGGTCGGCTTCAATGACGGGAACCTGAATTACATGTCGCAGGTCAAACAGCTGGCACCCACGATCCCCGTCTTCTGGGATCGCGGTGCCGACACCGATCTCGACGCCGACATCAAAATCGCCAAACAGCGCGGTTTCGAAGCACTCGTTCTGAACTATAAAGGCATCACCCCCGAGAAAGTTCAAAAGATCAAAGCCGCCGGCCTCGAACCAGGCGCCTGGACCGTCAACGATCCCGCATTGATGCAGAAACTGCTCCAGCAGGGCATCGAACGCATTTATACCGACGATCCCAGTCTGCTGCTGCAGTTGAAACCACATCACTCTGATTAA